CAACCTCAACATCTGGCAATAAAGTGATATCAATGTAGAACTTCATGACTATTCCTTATCACTTTCACCGAAAACCCCACCACGCACCAACACCGCCATCACATAGTGTTCCTCGGCTTCGTTTGCCAACGCATCACCACGCGCGTATTTATCGAACAAAGTGTAAAAATCTGCCTTATCGCTAGGTTTTCTATAAGCGACCCCTAAATTAGTCACCGCACCGTAGGCTTCAATCGCGATCGGACCAGTTTCAAACTCTTCATATTTTGGATACCAGGTGTCGATAGTACGTAGCGCATTGCCAATTTTTTGTGAGTGCATCGCAGCGTTGCCATTAACAGCATAAAGAATTTTACTTTTTTTAGATTTACTATTCCCTTTATCCAACACCAATTCTTCACTCGGGTACACTTCCTGCGATTTACCCACCTGTGCATAGGCAGTAATTTCCAGTGTTAAGAATTCAGCTTGTCCGGTTAAGGCGTGAGAAATATGCTTTGCTAATTCTCGAATGTTCAGGTCGTTTGCCTCGAAACTACGCAGTGGTATTTTTGCTGCATTAAATATCCAAGTTAAATTGCTCCCCCCGCTGAGCACCTTAACACTGACTTCAAGATTTTCGGCACCGACACGATTACGCCATAAGAACCGGGCGTTCGCGATATTGCTCGCATAGCGCGTTGCCAATTCAGTAAAATTGTATTTTTCAGCATAGGCTCTGGCGACCTTCGTGTAACTTTGCTTAAACTCTGCATTATTACAGGCGGACGGATGCTCTACACCGCTCAATATTTTCAGCGTAAAGCTCAACTTCAGCGTATCTTGGTCTTGACCTAGCGCGCAGACGTCAACTGTTTGCAAATTAGGACTTTCTACTTTCGCGTCGAGTTTCGCCGGATCATCCTGCAATGCCTTACTTAATCTGTTAGATATCGTACCGCGTACTGATTTTTCTATCAGTGCCAATGGCGTTGCGTGACCACTACGTTTATCCCAAGTCGTGCCATGCATGTAGCCGTCCGACGGCACTAATTTTTTTTCAAATGCTAATACAGATACTTTGCCGATTTTTCTTGATGCTGTTGCCATATTAATGCTCCTTGGGTTAAACGGAAATAGTGCTGGTAGTAGCTGATTTTTGCTGACACAGATACAGATTATTAGATTCGTCGTAATGCTCGTACCACATCAAATCATCCAACGAATTAAGTCGATACGGCATAACGAATTCACCGAGAGTGACAACAGCTTCGGCAAATTGATGGGAGAATTCGGGATCGCGTTGATTCAGCGTTTCCCCAGGTGCTGAAAGGGGGCCGATGCCATGAAATCCAGTAGCGATTGGCACTAACCAGCCCGACGTTTTTCGTTTGCTCGTCCACGTGATATTTCCTTCGCTATCCGTTTCACTACGGTGTTTAACGGATAAATAATCGAGCAATGCATCTAAGGCATCTTGCCCTTGTTGCATAGCCTCGACCATTAATTCTCGACGTTCGACCAAGGCATAACCAGGCATCATTTTTCTTGTTAATTTTCTGAATTCTTGCAAACTCGTTTGATCAACTTTAATGAATTCAGCCTGAGAAAACGACATCACGTCGCCACCGGCAATTTTCATTTTTCCGCATAAAATATTCATCAATAAAGGCATCATGGCATCTTCATCATCTTTATCTATCCCTTCCACCTCAATGAGCAAAGACACGTCTAAATGACAGCGTGCTTCTTCAATGAATGCGGAGCGATTACCATCTTTGTCGAGTGGATTTGCTGTACCAATAATGGAATAAATATAGTCACCGCGTCCTTTATAGATTTGCAGATCAATGCTGTGACAAACTACACCAACGCGTTTGAAAACCAGATCAGAAAATCCTGCCGAAACCAATTTTCTCTGCAAGGCATGGACCGCACCTAACCACGCAGTCATGGCAGGAAAACCGATGGTGTACGGGCTGGACAAAGCATTGGCATTTTGAATGCGTCCATGCGGCAACAATAAAATGCGTTTAATACTCATAACAATGCCTCCTTTTGCTCACAAATCAATTGAAGCACATGGCTCAGTTCATCATCGTTCAATGCCAAGGCTTGCTTACCTAGTACTTTTTTGTAGGCTAGAATCATCCACCGTGCTATGTCTTTTAGAAAGTTGTCGACGTACTGCTCATTCTCGGTACGCTCGATAATCCAGTACTGGTCGAGCATAATTTTTTGCAATTTCGGCAGAGAATCAAAGCGTTCTTTTAATGACCAGCCCGCTTCAGTACCGCGTATTTGCCATATCTTTTCTACGATGTCGTTAAATAAATCTAAAAAAAGCTCGTCACGGCGTGTACGTACTTGGATATTGTTGCGACTGTCTATCAACCATTTATGCAGCAATTCAAGATTTACTTTGAATTGATTCGGCCATAAACAGTTAGTGAAAAAGTCGTTTGTTGGCAAACGCACAGACTCGGCTTGCAGAACCGGAGGGAGGCTTGGCAGTAAATAGGCTTTACCTGCATATTGATTATTCAGGACGCTGATATTTTGTGGTTTTGTTCCACCATAGCCAATCATTCCCAAATTATGAATATCGTTAAATCCAGTAACGCTCAGTTCATTTTTTTTTCTTAGATCTTTTGCCAGCTTGGTCGTATCGCCAAAACGTATTTCGTCAATGCGCTTGCGTAGTTCATACATCAGACCGGAAGGAGTCAAAATTGACAGTTGATGATAATTCGAAACAACAGGGAAATAGACCTGCTTTATCTTTGAGCTAGTAACGGAAACGGTTTCACGTTCTTTCATCGCCAAAAAACCAGTTCGCAATGCTTCATAGTTCGCAGTCGGCACTGCCAACAATGATTTTGCTTGATCAGTGTTTTGCTCAATATGAGAAATGAGCTGCCGCCCATCTGATAATGTAAGTGTCAGAAATTTATATACATCCAATGCAGCGGCATTACCTAACGCATCTAGCTCGGCATGCACGTTACCACTCCTCACCAATCCATCCGGCCTAGCTATGGCGTCAGCGATGATTGTGGACGTTTTGCCGTTTTTATTTTTTCGCCCACTAGGGTGACTAAACGTGCATGGATGAGAAGATAAAGAAATTTGCCCTGCCCTTCTTGCCGCATCTGGCAACCAATTATGTAAATGAAATTCACTTTCCGTCTTTGCATGTACATCTAAAATTTCAAGTTCACTCATACCTGCACTACTATTTTTCTTAAGGCTTTTGGCTTTTCTGTCACTAAAAAAATCCACGATTGCGATGTCCAAAATACGTTCTCCTATTTAATTTCTGTCAAACCGAATTGCGCCGAATAAGTAAATTTCTGACTCCCATCTTCGTTTACTGGCACAGAAATTTCACCAAATCGCGAAGCAGCACTTTCTACGCTGATACCAAATATATCTGCCGTATGTTGTAAAATATTTCGATAATCACGCATTAACCACACTCTGTCTTCAGCCACCGTATGTGCGTTATGACTAATACGCTGCATTTCCTCAACCTTTGCCAGTTTTCCCTTTTGATCTTTTTCCATGAAGATGAATTTGCATGCCGGATCACTTCCGTCTTCTGGCATTAAATATAAAATTTTGCTTGGGCGGCTGGCTCGAAAGCGATTGAATCGCTGCGGCAATGCAGTTAGCCACCATGATTGGCTAAGCCAGCCTTCAAGCGATTCTGGGCCTTTTGCCTTAAATTGTGTCAGCGCGTTGGCGATGGCCTGATGCTCTAAGTCGGCCAAACGATGATGGGCATCCAAATCAGTTGGCCGTGAAATGCGCGGGACAGCGTTAATACGTTCCGCTATTGATTGCTCATCGATCAGATCATTGAGCCTGTGACTATACAAAATCAAAGAATCACTCTCGTAGCCAGGACGACAAAACACTGCCTTAGCTTGTTTGACTTTTGTGCCGCTCTGTTTAAAACCTTTGAGGTTGTACTGCAGCAGGGCGATATTGGGCTCAGTCGGCTCTATTTTACGATGGCGTAATACTCGTCCCGCTAACTGTATGATGGAGCGAAATGAAGATGGCTCCACCACCGCCCAGTCAAAATCATGGTCGCGGCCAACTTCTTCAACCGGCGTAGCAACCAAAATATATATGACGTTTTTCGTCGTCGCTTTAAAAAGCTGTTGTTTGATAAGGGAATGTTCAAAAACTTTTAACGGTATATGCCGCTTCAACACTTCATCCAGATGCTTTTCTTGTATGCTACGCATCAATAATACTTGCTGACTATGGTAGGCCATGACTCTGACCTCAATATCAACGGGCCAATGCGCATTCATCAAAAATTCAGTCAGCGCGACGCAAGGTGGAATATTTGCGACACGTACAACACCAAACGATACTTTTTTTAGTGTATTCGGATCAAGTTGATGATGTTGTCTGTGCTTGTGAATAATTTCATCCTGCACAGTCTGAAAAAACACGTCTTGCGAACTCTGCATTTCTGCTTCCGTGCAGAGCATAATTGGCGTAATGTGTGCTTTACGTTTGACAATTTGTTGTGACAGATTTTTTACTCGCTTCAGAATGAATTCCTGATGAAAAGCATAGAAGCTGGCGGCACCTTGCTCAGGTGCGGCTGTGGCGACAGTGTCCACTCGCGCACCAAATTCATCAACCCAAGCGCAGCCTAATTTCGCAGGCGTTTCGCGGCTACTAGAGAATAAGCGCCACCCCTGTTGATATGCATGAAAATACCCCTGAGCCAAATCCGGCGGAATAGTAGCGGATGAAATCATCACCTTACGCCCTAGCATACCAGCGAGGTGTACTAAGCGAGCAATCGCGATGAGGTCACAGCCATCGAAATCATCAATTTCATCGATGACTAAATCAGACGACATCAAACGCAAACACGGCAAAATATATTTCCCTCCGCGCGTAGTTTCGGTTGCCGCCATCATGTGATCAATAGTGCAAGCGAGTACAGGCGCATACAAAAATTGACGATCTTTCTTTGTGGTTAATACTGTCGCCAGGCCTTCTTCTGGAACGTCGCAGTCATAACTTATCTCGCCATCTAACAAATTCTCGGCAGATTCCGAGCCGAATTCTTCGGCGGTGATTTTTTCTTCCAATCTCCCGTGATTTGCTTTGTGCAAATCCATTACTGCTCTCGAACCGATTAATACCGCTAAATCTGTCTCATCGAGACCTATCCGTTCGCGATATTCGTCCCCAGTTTGCAAGGTTAAGGTGCGCAGTCCTAGTGCCAATACGTAACGTAGTTCGTCTGCATCAGGTGATAGCGCACGCATAATTTTTGCATTTGCAAAGGTTTTTCCACAGCCTGTACTTGCCATATTCACGGTAAAAAACCCGAAATGGTCATCCTGTTTATTGCTTAACTCAGCCGCACGCCAGTGCGCTATCTGCGTTACTATTTTGTCTTGCCAGTTGAATTCCTTTGGGCTTTTTTGTTTTAGATTTTTTGTTGCCCGCGCAAACGGCAAATCGCGTTCGAAAGCCGGTAAGTAGTGCGCGGTATGCAAAGCTTGTTTCGCTACTCCGCACAAATGTTCGTCCAATTTTTGTTTCAGCTGCTTGCTTTTACTGTCGGTATTCGCATAAATTGTTAAGTTACTGTTGCATAAGTGAGCTGCAGGCTGAGATGAATACCAATGATCCCCTAACATCAAAGACAAACGTGCGTGATGCAGAACAACTCGCCACACACCATTCACTAAGGATTGATCTAACAATTCTTTTTCACCAATCGCCTTAGTCGCCCATTTTTTAACTTGCTTTAACCAAAGATCGGAGTCGGTTAACAGTCCCTGAGGGAATATCAAGCAATCGGCAACTTGAATTTCGCTGTGTTGGTTTTCATATCCCCAGACACGTTTTATTCGCTTGATGGCTTGATTGATAGATTCACATGCTTCGCCGCGCCATGCATCGCTTTCTTCTCGCGGTAACGTTGGCAGCCGATGATGCGAAACAATCAACCAAGCCACTAGACTGGCCAGTGGAGGCAACTTTGATAACGGTGCTTGCATGCTATTTTTAGCAAGTGTTTGTTTCAGAGCTGTCTCGTCAATTTTCCCTTCACTTAAACGATGCAACCACTGTTCATCCGTTTCCGCCCCATCAATAAAAGCGTTTAGCAATAAGCAAGAAATCCACTCATGGCGCAACGGGTCGGCCAAGGATTTACTCGCTGCGAGCTTATTTTGAAAACAAAGCGATGCTTTACCCCAATCGTGTAACAACGCAGCCAGTGCAGCGCACACTTTAATGAGGGGTAAATATTTCCAATTACTTTCTATTGTTTTCAATTCTTTTTTTGTACTATTCACCGGCACAACCCCCATATCATTAAACTGCCCCTTATTCCCCACGGCCCAAATAAACTCGCTACGTGCACGGCTACGTATCCAATGGCAAGCTACCGCCGTGTTTTTACTGGCCGTCTGGCGCAGCATTTTCTTCACTACCGCCAAGCCATCTTCCGTAATCACGGTTTGCCACGTGTTGTCGCCAATACGATCTGCGAATGCATCCAATACCCGACGGGTTTTTTTCAGGGCATTCTTTTGGCATTGAGAAACGAAGGTGACCATCATATGGAACTGCCCTCGGGGTTTTCCTCATCCATTGCAGCGTTAATGTCATCATGATCATCATTCGCATCGCTGCGCACCGCGTCAACCGGGCCATGGCTGTCTTGTTCCGGCTCGCCCCTTAGTGCGATCTCTTTAATTTGATTAAACATGAAATCGAGCGCCTTATGATTGGTAAAGGCTTGCAGGCATTGCTGGCGGAACTCTTGTTCGCTGGCGTTTTCTTTGGCGCAGACAAATGCCCACGGCAAGATAATGGCATCTTTAATTAAATCGGCGACATCAAACACCAAGGCACCACGGCGCATTTTTCCATGCATGAGCGCAAAGCCATGTGGTATTCCCAGCACCCACAAAGTACAGGCGGCTAAGCCGTAAGCGAGGTAATTGCCATGGTTTAAAAAGGCATTGGCCTTATCCGTTTCTTCATGTTGCCGGGTAAAGCCGCTCTGTTTGGTATGATTTGCGGCGTATTTGTAGAGCATTTTTGTGAGCTGCGCTTCATTCAGCAATAGCTCAGACGAGCTTTTTGCTTGCTCTATTCGTTGGCTGCATTGGCTCAAAGCTTTTTGAATCTCGACATCGTTGACGTCAAAACCTTCTGCTTTGAGGTCTTTGTCTTTTTGCCAGACCTGACTTAAATAACGAATCCGCGCTTGCTGTAACTGTTTTGCTGCGATCAGACGCTGTTGGTCGTCGAACCAAAACGCACACCAAGCTTGCAAATACTGGGTAGGCCGATATTCCCCTTGCGGTGTCATCCACTCAATTTCATTGCCCATATAGAGTGGCGTACCGCCGCCACCACAAAAACCAACCAGTACGCCTGCCCGTGCCAGCATTCTGACGGCGGCATGGGTGATCGATGTGCCACTGCCCAGCATGAGTACCGTGGTATTGGCTATCGGAATATTCCAATAGTGATTTTCGTTCTTCGCTTCTTGCAGATAAAGGACGCGGCCGTCTTTTTGCATGACTCGGCAATGTTCCAAGTAATACAGATTGGCGCGCTTTGAATGCAGAATTGCTTTTAAATCTGAGGGCGAGAGATCTTCCACTGCGGTATTTCCTTCAGGGCTGCCAAGTTCGAATTCGAATAGATCTGAAAATTAACTATTTGAAATTTATTTAAGGCAATAGTATGCTTATATTGATAACATATCTATACTGACTGGATATACATGTCGATTATTCAAGCATATCTCGGAAGAAACTATGAATTGGCCGCTAAGATGGGATTTACTGACGCGTTATCGCCTGATAGAAATTATTGCCAAATGGGAAGGCCGTCTGACGACTAAGCACCTATGCAATAGCTTTGGCATAGGGCGACAGCAAGCCAGCAAAGATATCAATGCCTACCTGAACGACATTGCGCCTGGGAATTTGCAATATGATAAATATCTGAAGGGATACGTCCCTACGCCACAGTTTGTACCCAAACTCACCACCGGCACCGCCGATGAATACTTGCATGTACTGAGCCGAACTAAGGACATTGCCCATACTTTCGAAGGATTGGATCTGGGATTTGCGCATACAGAAATGCTTCACGTTCCCATGCGCAGCATCGATCCGATCATTTTGCGCGCATTAGTGCAGGCGTCAAGAGAGCATAGACGTGTTGACTTACGCTACATATCCCTAGGCACGGCAATTGAAGAAGATCGCATCATCGTGCCACATACTCTCGTTTGCACCCCGTTACGTTGGCATGTTCGGGCCTATTGCGAGAAGCATGGTGACTATCGAGACTTTGTGTTGAGCAGGTTTCGTGGCGTTCCCGAAATTTTTGGTGATAGCAAACAGACGGCCGCCGAAGATCAACTTTGGAATACCGCCGTAAGCTTGCGGATTAAACCAGACAGTCGATTGGACTTGGCCCAGCAAGAACTGATCGCCCGCGACTTTGATATGCAAGACGGCTACCTTGAAGTCAAAACTCGCGCGCCATTAGTCGAATATATGCTGCGTGCATTCAATATTGACCCTAGAAAGCAGGAAATGCTTCCTGAGGCGCAACAGATAGTCGTAGAAAATTTTCGCGATATCGAAAAGTATTTATTTAAATTTAGAAACTTGCAATTACCATAATTAAGCGCTGCGGCTTTTTTTTTGCTTGCCTGTGCGCGCGAAGTCGCGTCGTTACACTTACCACCTCCACCCGTTCGGTTTCCCGAACACCCACCCTGGCAAATCTCCGGAAATCCGACCTACAGCGCGCACAAACACGCGCATTTCCGCCTGCGTAAGCAGGCGCAGGCATATTTTGCACACTGGCATGATCTGTGCATTAGTAAGCGATAACCACGTACTCGCGTGGCTAAAAAATATACCTATAAATCACGGAGACAAGCCCATGAGTGCAGCTGAAAAAGCCAGCGAAGTGAGCTACCCGAACGTGCCGACCAGGATGTCAGTGTTCCTGAACCAAGTCGCCTCGGTCTCACTTCACATCAATACAATAAGGAAACCATTATGAAATTGAACCGCCTAACGACCATGATCATGATCGCCATGCTGCTTGGTATTGTTGTCGGCTATGCTTGCAATAACTTTGCCGCCAGCCCGGCACAAGCCAAAGAGATCGCTTCTTACTTCAGTATCCTGACCGATATTTTTCTACGCTTGATCAAAATGATCATTGCTCCGTTGGTATTCGCCACCCTGGTTTCCGGCTTGGCCGGCATGGGGGACTCGAAAACGGTCGGTCGCATCGGTGCCAAAGCTCTGGCGTGGTTCCTCGGCGCTTCGCTGTGTTCGCTGGCCTTGGGTCTGGTATTTGCTAATCTGCTGCATCCGGGAACCAATCTGGGTATGCCTTTGCCCGAGGTCGGCAGTTCACTGGGTTTGAAAACCAGTGCGCTCAATCTGAAGGATTTCATTACCCATGTGTTCCCGAAAAACATTTTCGAAGCGATGGCTGCCAACGAAATTCTACAGATTCTGGTGTTTGCCGTGTTCTTCGGCTTAGCGCTTGGTCACATCCATAATCAAGCCGCACGCAGCTTGGTAAAAACTTTGGAAGAAGTCGGCCATGTCATGCTCAAGGTCACAGACTACGTGATGCGCTTCGCTCCTATCGGTGTTTTCGGTGCCGTCGCCGGCATTATTACCACTCAAGGTGCCGGCATGCTGCTGGTGTTCGGCAAGCTGCTGCTGAGTTTTTACCTCACCTTGGCTGCGCTGTGGCTGGTATTGATTTTTGCTGCTTACTGCGTGCTCGGCAAGAGCGTGTTCCGTTTGATCAAGCTGGTGCGCAGCCCTATGCTGTTGGGCTTTTCCACCGCCAGCAGCGAATCGGCTTATCCGAAGTTGATGGAACAGTTGGAAAAATTCGGTATCCGCGAACGCGTTACCGGTTTCGTTTTGCCTTTGGGTTACTCATTCAACCTCGACGGTTCGATGATCTATACCACCTTCGCGGCCTTATTCGTAGCGCAAGCATATGGCATCGAGCTGAGCCTGTCGACGCAAATCAGTATGCTGCTGGTGCTGATGATTTCCAGTAAAGGTATCGCCGGTGTGCCGCGCGCTTCGTTGGTTGTGGTCGCAGCGGTTCTCCCTATGTTCAACCTGCCGGAAGCCGGTTTGTTGCTGGTGCTGGGGATCGATCACTTCCTCGATATGGGCCGTACCGCCACCAATGTGCTCGGTAACGCGATTGCCACCGCCGTGGTAGCGAAGTGGGAAAATGCCATCGATACAGTGGACGAATCGCTGGCCGCCAGCGCTTCAGCCATGCCGGTTCACACGGAGGCGCTTGGTACTGCCAAAGCAGTCTGAGTCAGCACTGTCTGCCGACCTGACAGCAAACGTGTCAGGTCGGTTTTTTTTGCACGTCACAGATTGAACGAGTGGCCGCTCGGGCACGCAGCGTGGCGTCTCGGTAAGCGCGAATTCCTCTATAATAGGCGACCAAACCGTCCTGCCACCATGTCCAGCCCGCGCCACCTACACCACCTGCCTATTTTGCTTCTGCTGCTTACCCTGATGGGGCTATGCGGCTTTACTGCGTATCGCGTGGTGCAGCAACTGGGCTTGGCCGAGCTGCAGACTACCGGCCTGCACCGGCTCGATTTGTACAGCACCAGCTTGGAACGCGAGATTGGTAAATACGCTTTTCTTCCCGATACGCTGGACCTCGAACGCGATGTGCTGGCCTTACTCGAAAACAAAGACCACGCCACGCTGGCAGCGCAGGTCAATGTCTATCTCGAACAACTCAACGAGCGCGCCGGGACGCTGTCGATCTACCTCATCGATACCAGCGGGCGGGTCGTGGCATCGAGTAATTGGCGGCGTACCGACAGCTTTGTCGGCGAAGATCTGACGTTTCGGCCGTATTTCAGGGAGGCGCTGGAGAGTGGGCACGGCCGCTTTTTCGGCATCGGCACTACGCGCGGTGAGCCCGGTTACTATTTGGCCTCGACGCTGTCAGACGGCAGCAAAACGCTGGGCGTGGCGGTGCTCAAAGTGAGTTTGGAGCAATTGGAAAAATCATGGGCCACTGTAGAAACACCGGCCATGGTCAGCGATGAAAACGGGGTCGTCATTCTCGGCTCGGTCGCCAATTGGAAATTCACTACCGTGCGGGCGCTGGAAGAAAAAACTCGCAGCGCCTTCGACCAAACCCAGCAATATAATCGGCGCGCCTTGAAACCGCTGGGCTTGAAAGAATTGCGTGAACTCGATCACGGTGCGCGCTTAGTCAGCATTGCCAAAGATGATCCCGCCATCGCCTCTGCCTATCCGGTGGCCGGCCGCTTTCTGGCGCAATCGCGCCCATTGCCCGGCACACCGTGGACCCTGACTGTGTTCTCACATTTGAAGCAAGTCGATGATATCGCGCAAAGCCGGGCCGCGCTTGCCGTGGTCGGCACCGTGTTGTTGTTCATGGTCGGTATGATGCTCAACGAACGGCGACGGCATTTGAAAGATCGTCTGGCCGCGCGCGAAGCATTGCAACAAGCGCACGACGAATTAGAGCGTAAGGTAGCGACGCGTACCGCCGACCTCTCCACGGCCAACCAACAGTTGCAAGATGAAGTCAGCGATCGTATCCGCGCCGAACGTACCTTGCGCGCGGCGCAGGATGAGCTGGTCCAAGCGGGTAAGCTGGCGGCGATCGGTCAACTCTCGACCGGAATTGCGCATGAGCTCAACCAGCCGTTGGCAGCGCTGCGTACCTTATCCGGCAATAGCGTGCGTTTTCTCGATCGCGGTGACCTTGCAACTACTCGCTCCAATCTCGAACGGATTGCACAACTGACCGATCGCATGGGACGCATTACCGGCCAGCTGCGCACCTTTGCGCACAAATCGAGCGCGCAATTGCAGGCGGTTGCGCTCGATCGCGCGCTCGATAACTCGCTCGCACTGCTGGAACAGCGTCTGCTGCAAGCCCATGTGACGGTGCGGCGCGATTGCCCGTTGCCGGCACCGGTGGCGCTGTGCGATGCCGATAGACTCGAACAAGTGTTGATCAACCTGATCGGCAATGCGCTCGATGCCATGGCAGGCCACGCCGCGCCGTGCATCGAGCTCAGCTGTGAAGCGCTGGGCCAACTGGCCCGCCTGACGGTACGCGACCACGGCCCGGGGCTGACCGAAACGGTCATGAGCC
The sequence above is drawn from the Undibacterium sp. CCC3.4 genome and encodes:
- a CDS encoding dicarboxylate/amino acid:cation symporter; translated protein: MKLNRLTTMIMIAMLLGIVVGYACNNFAASPAQAKEIASYFSILTDIFLRLIKMIIAPLVFATLVSGLAGMGDSKTVGRIGAKALAWFLGASLCSLALGLVFANLLHPGTNLGMPLPEVGSSLGLKTSALNLKDFITHVFPKNIFEAMAANEILQILVFAVFFGLALGHIHNQAARSLVKTLEEVGHVMLKVTDYVMRFAPIGVFGAVAGIITTQGAGMLLVFGKLLLSFYLTLAALWLVLIFAAYCVLGKSVFRLIKLVRSPMLLGFSTASSESAYPKLMEQLEKFGIRERVTGFVLPLGYSFNLDGSMIYTTFAALFVAQAYGIELSLSTQISMLLVLMISSKGIAGVPRASLVVVAAVLPMFNLPEAGLLLVLGIDHFLDMGRTATNVLGNAIATAVVAKWENAIDTVDESLAASASAMPVHTEALGTAKAV
- a CDS encoding helix-turn-helix transcriptional regulator, with protein sequence MNWPLRWDLLTRYRLIEIIAKWEGRLTTKHLCNSFGIGRQQASKDINAYLNDIAPGNLQYDKYLKGYVPTPQFVPKLTTGTADEYLHVLSRTKDIAHTFEGLDLGFAHTEMLHVPMRSIDPIILRALVQASREHRRVDLRYISLGTAIEEDRIIVPHTLVCTPLRWHVRAYCEKHGDYRDFVLSRFRGVPEIFGDSKQTAAEDQLWNTAVSLRIKPDSRLDLAQQELIARDFDMQDGYLEVKTRAPLVEYMLRAFNIDPRKQEMLPEAQQIVVENFRDIEKYLFKFRNLQLP
- the csy2 gene encoding type I-F CRISPR-associated protein Csy2 — translated: MSIKRILLLPHGRIQNANALSSPYTIGFPAMTAWLGAVHALQRKLVSAGFSDLVFKRVGVVCHSIDLQIYKGRGDYIYSIIGTANPLDKDGNRSAFIEEARCHLDVSLLIEVEGIDKDDEDAMMPLLMNILCGKMKIAGGDVMSFSQAEFIKVDQTSLQEFRKLTRKMMPGYALVERRELMVEAMQQGQDALDALLDYLSVKHRSETDSEGNITWTSKRKTSGWLVPIATGFHGIGPLSAPGETLNQRDPEFSHQFAEAVVTLGEFVMPYRLNSLDDLMWYEHYDESNNLYLCQQKSATTSTISV
- the cas3f gene encoding type I-F CRISPR-associated helicase Cas3f codes for the protein MMVTFVSQCQKNALKKTRRVLDAFADRIGDNTWQTVITEDGLAVVKKMLRQTASKNTAVACHWIRSRARSEFIWAVGNKGQFNDMGVVPVNSTKKELKTIESNWKYLPLIKVCAALAALLHDWGKASLCFQNKLAASKSLADPLRHEWISCLLLNAFIDGAETDEQWLHRLSEGKIDETALKQTLAKNSMQAPLSKLPPLASLVAWLIVSHHRLPTLPREESDAWRGEACESINQAIKRIKRVWGYENQHSEIQVADCLIFPQGLLTDSDLWLKQVKKWATKAIGEKELLDQSLVNGVWRVVLHHARLSLMLGDHWYSSQPAAHLCNSNLTIYANTDSKSKQLKQKLDEHLCGVAKQALHTAHYLPAFERDLPFARATKNLKQKSPKEFNWQDKIVTQIAHWRAAELSNKQDDHFGFFTVNMASTGCGKTFANAKIMRALSPDADELRYVLALGLRTLTLQTGDEYRERIGLDETDLAVLIGSRAVMDLHKANHGRLEEKITAEEFGSESAENLLDGEISYDCDVPEEGLATVLTTKKDRQFLYAPVLACTIDHMMAATETTRGGKYILPCLRLMSSDLVIDEIDDFDGCDLIAIARLVHLAGMLGRKVMISSATIPPDLAQGYFHAYQQGWRLFSSSRETPAKLGCAWVDEFGARVDTVATAAPEQGAASFYAFHQEFILKRVKNLSQQIVKRKAHITPIMLCTEAEMQSSQDVFFQTVQDEIIHKHRQHHQLDPNTLKKVSFGVVRVANIPPCVALTEFLMNAHWPVDIEVRVMAYHSQQVLLMRSIQEKHLDEVLKRHIPLKVFEHSLIKQQLFKATTKNVIYILVATPVEEVGRDHDFDWAVVEPSSFRSIIQLAGRVLRHRKIEPTEPNIALLQYNLKGFKQSGTKVKQAKAVFCRPGYESDSLILYSHRLNDLIDEQSIAERINAVPRISRPTDLDAHHRLADLEHQAIANALTQFKAKGPESLEGWLSQSWWLTALPQRFNRFRASRPSKILYLMPEDGSDPACKFIFMEKDQKGKLAKVEEMQRISHNAHTVAEDRVWLMRDYRNILQHTADIFGISVESAASRFGEISVPVNEDGSQKFTYSAQFGLTEIK
- the csy3 gene encoding type I-F CRISPR-associated protein Csy3, translated to MATASRKIGKVSVLAFEKKLVPSDGYMHGTTWDKRSGHATPLALIEKSVRGTISNRLSKALQDDPAKLDAKVESPNLQTVDVCALGQDQDTLKLSFTLKILSGVEHPSACNNAEFKQSYTKVARAYAEKYNFTELATRYASNIANARFLWRNRVGAENLEVSVKVLSGGSNLTWIFNAAKIPLRSFEANDLNIRELAKHISHALTGQAEFLTLEITAYAQVGKSQEVYPSEELVLDKGNSKSKKSKILYAVNGNAAMHSQKIGNALRTIDTWYPKYEEFETGPIAIEAYGAVTNLGVAYRKPSDKADFYTLFDKYARGDALANEAEEHYVMAVLVRGGVFGESDKE
- the csy1 gene encoding type I-F CRISPR-associated protein Csy1, coding for MDIAIVDFFSDRKAKSLKKNSSAGMSELEILDVHAKTESEFHLHNWLPDAARRAGQISLSSHPCTFSHPSGRKNKNGKTSTIIADAIARPDGLVRSGNVHAELDALGNAAALDVYKFLTLTLSDGRQLISHIEQNTDQAKSLLAVPTANYEALRTGFLAMKERETVSVTSSKIKQVYFPVVSNYHQLSILTPSGLMYELRKRIDEIRFGDTTKLAKDLRKKNELSVTGFNDIHNLGMIGYGGTKPQNISVLNNQYAGKAYLLPSLPPVLQAESVRLPTNDFFTNCLWPNQFKVNLELLHKWLIDSRNNIQVRTRRDELFLDLFNDIVEKIWQIRGTEAGWSLKERFDSLPKLQKIMLDQYWIIERTENEQYVDNFLKDIARWMILAYKKVLGKQALALNDDELSHVLQLICEQKEALL
- the cas1f gene encoding type I-F CRISPR-associated endonuclease Cas1f, producing MEDLSPSDLKAILHSKRANLYYLEHCRVMQKDGRVLYLQEAKNENHYWNIPIANTTVLMLGSGTSITHAAVRMLARAGVLVGFCGGGGTPLYMGNEIEWMTPQGEYRPTQYLQAWCAFWFDDQQRLIAAKQLQQARIRYLSQVWQKDKDLKAEGFDVNDVEIQKALSQCSQRIEQAKSSSELLLNEAQLTKMLYKYAANHTKQSGFTRQHEETDKANAFLNHGNYLAYGLAACTLWVLGIPHGFALMHGKMRRGALVFDVADLIKDAIILPWAFVCAKENASEQEFRQQCLQAFTNHKALDFMFNQIKEIALRGEPEQDSHGPVDAVRSDANDDHDDINAAMDEENPEGSSI